From the Cucurbita pepo subsp. pepo cultivar mu-cu-16 chromosome LG05, ASM280686v2, whole genome shotgun sequence genome, one window contains:
- the LOC111795056 gene encoding histone H1-II-like: protein MAPKAEKKPAEKKPVEEKKAVAEKVPAEKKPKAGKKLPKEGAAAAGDKKKKRSKKSIETYKIYIFKVLKQVHPDIGISSKAMGIMNSFINDIFEKLAQESSKLARYNKKPTITSREIQTAVRLVLPGELAKHAVSEGTKAVTKFTRTCTIPQLSTAFSSTKQIPMAPKAEKKPAEKKPAAEKPAEEKKSVAEKAPAEKKPKAGKKLPKEGGAAAVDKKKKRSKKSVETYKIYIFKVLKQVHPDIGISSKAMGIMNSFINDIFEKLAQESSKLARYNKKPTITSREIQTAVRLVLPGELAKHAVSEGTKAVTKFTSS from the exons ATGGCGCCAAAAGCCGAGAAGAAACCCGCCGAGAAGAAGCCGGTGGAGGAGAAGAAGGCCGTAGCCGAGAAAGTCCCAGCGGAGAAGAAGCCAAAGGCTGGGAAGAAGTTGCCGAAGGAAGGTGCTGCGGCTGCCGgagacaagaagaagaagagatcgAAGAAAAGTATCGAGACATACAAGATCTACATCTTCAAGGTGTTGAAGCAAGTTCATCCAGACATCGGAATCTCCAGCAAGGCCATGGGAATCATGAACAGCTTCATCAACGACATTTTCGAGAAACTGGCTCAGGAGTCTTCTAAGTTGGCTCGCTACAACAAGAAGCCGACCATCACTTCCAGGGAGATTCAGACTGCTGTGAGGCTTGTTCTTCCTGGTGAATTGGCCAAGCACGCCGTTTCTGAAGGTACCAAGGCGGTTACGAAATTCACTA GAACTTGTACGATTCCTCAACTTTCCACCGCCTTTTCTTCGACCAAGCAAATTCCGATGGCACCCAAGGCCGAGAAGAAGCCCGCCGAGAAGAAACCGGCGGCGGAGAAGCCAGCTGAGGAAAAGAAATCCGTCGCCGAGAAAGCACCGGCggagaaaaagcccaaagcagGGAAGAAGCTTCCGAAGGAAGGCGGCGCCGCTGCTGtagacaagaagaagaagagatcgAAGAAGAGCGTAGAGACTTACAAGATCTACATCTTCAAGGTGCTCAAACAGGTTCATCCAGACATAGGAATATCCAGCAAGGCCATGGGGATCATGAATAGCTTCATCAACGATATCTTCGAGAAACTTGCTCAAGAATCATCCAAATTGGCTCGCTACAACAAGAAACCCACCATCACCTCCCGGGAGATCCAGACCGCCGTTAGGCTTGTTCTTCCTGGTGAACTGGCCAAGCACGCCGTTTCTGAGGGTACAAAGGCGGTGACTAAGTTCACAAGTTCTTAA
- the LOC111794484 gene encoding THO complex subunit 4A-like has protein sequence MAAPLDMSLDDIIKNNKKSRSGISRGRGRGSGPGPVRRVPNRAANRTPYSAPKAPETTWQHDMFVDQGAGFPVQAGRASSIQTGTKLYISNLDYGVSNEDIKELFSEVGDMKRYGIHYDKSGRSKGTAEVVFSRRGDAAAAVKKYNNVQLDGKPMKIEIVGTNIATHAVGPPAAVNPFENFNGVPRRQQGRGGLPSRQRGGRGSGRGRGRGRGPSEKVSAEDLDADLEKYHAESMQIN, from the exons ATGGCCGCTCCTTTGGATATGAGTCTCGATGATATCataaagaacaacaaaaaatcCAGATCCGGAATTTCTAGAGGTCGCGGTAGAGGGTCCGGACCGGGTCCCGTCCGTCGAGTCCCCAATCGCGCCGCTAATCGCACACCTTATTCCGCTCCCAAG GCGCCGGAGACGACCTGGCAGCATGATATGTTTGTCGATCAGGGCGCGGGTTTCCCCGTGCAAGCTGGACGTGCCTCTAGCATTCAGACTGGAACTAAGCTCTACATATCTAATTTAGATTATGGTGTCTCTAACGAAGATATTAAG GAACTTTTTTCTGAGGTCGGAGATATGAAACGCTACGGTATCCATTATGACAAAAGTGGCAGATCCAAG GGAACGGCGGAAGTAGTTTTCTCACGACGAGGAGATGCTGCTGCGGCTGTCAAGAAGTACAACAACGTGCAGCTAGATGGAAAACCGATGAAGATAGAGATCGTTGGAACTAATATTGCCACTCATGCTGTTGGTCCTCCCGCTGCTGTGAACCCTTTCGAAAATTTCAATGGGGTTCCTAGAAG GCAACAAGGTAGGGGTGGTCTGCCATCACGTCAACGTGGTGGTCGTGGTTCTGGAAGGGGGCGTGGGCGGGGAAGAGGCCCAAGTGAAAAAGTATCTGCCGAAGATCTTGATGCCGACTTGGAAAAGTATCATGCTGAGTCGATGCAGATAAATTAG